One window of Suricata suricatta isolate VVHF042 chromosome 6, meerkat_22Aug2017_6uvM2_HiC, whole genome shotgun sequence genomic DNA carries:
- the TRIP13 gene encoding pachytene checkpoint protein 2 homolog produces the protein EVEAVTAAGAAGTVCTPIAVTLFYHLRYRYGQLIEINSHSLFSKWFSESGKLVTKMFQKIQDMIDDKDALVFVLIDEVESLTASRSACRAGTEPSDAIRVVNAVLTQIDQIKRHCNVVILTTSNITERIDVAFVDRADIRQYVGPPSAAAIFKIYLSCLEELMKCQIIYPRQQLLTLRELEMIGFIENNVSKLSLLLSEISRKSEGLSGRVLRKLPFLAHALYVQGLRPGAWTRRASAAPPGAGAQSCIKRMQRCPELGLPPDGRALFALI, from the exons GAAGTGGAAGCAGTCACCGCTGCAGGGGCCGCAGGAACGGTGTGTACACCGATCGCTGTAACTCTCTTTTATCATCTCAGGTACCGGTATGGCcaattaattgaaataaacaGCCACAGCCTCTTTTCTAAGTGGTTTTCAGAA AGCGGCAAGCTGGTGACAAAGATGTTCCAGAAGATTCAGGATATGATTGATGACAAAGATGCGCTGGTGTTTGTGCTGATTGATGAG GTGGAGAGCCTCACGGCCTCCCGCAGTGCGTGCCGGGCAGGCACCGAGCCTTCCGACGCCATCCGCGTGGTCAACGCCGTCTTGACCCAGATCGACCAGATTAAGAG GCACTGCAACGTGGTGATCCTGACCACTTCCAACATCACGGAGAGGATCGACGTGGCCTTCGTGGACAGGGCTGACATCAGGCAGTACGTCGGACCGCCCTCTGCGGCGGCCATCTTCAAAATCTACCTCTCCTGTTTGGAAGAACTGATGAAG TGTCAGATCATATACCCTCGCCAGCAGCTGCTGACCCTCCGGGAGCTGGAGATGATCGGCTTCATTGAGAACAACGTGTCGAAGTTGAGCCTCCTTTTGAGCGAAATTTCAAG GAAGAGCGAGGGTCTCAGTGGGCGCGTCCTGAGAAAACTGCCCTTTCTGGCTCATGCGCTGTACGTCCAG GGCTTGCGGCCTGGCGCCTGGACGCGCAGGGCCTCAGCGGCGCCCCCCGGGGCTGGAGCGCAGTCGTGCATTAAGCGCATGCAGCGCTGCCCAGAACTGGGCCTGCCCCCAGATGGTCGTGCTTTGTTTGCGCTGATCTGA
- the LOC115293587 gene encoding pachytene checkpoint protein 2 homolog, with amino-acid sequence MDEAVGDLKQALPCVAEAPTVHVEVHQRSGSTAKKEDIKLSVRKLLNRHNIVFGDYTWIEFDDPFLSRNVQSVSIVDTELKVKDPQVTDSRCQEIANP; translated from the exons ATGGACGAGGCCGTGGgcgacctgaagcaggctctgccctgcgtGGCCGAGGCGCCGACCGTCCACGTGGAGGTGCACCAGCGGAGCGGCAG CACTgccaaaaaagaagatataaagctGAGCGTTAGAAAGCTGCTCAACAGACATAACATTGTGTTTGGTGACTACACGTGGATTGAGTTTGATGATCCTTTTCTGAGCAGAAACGTGCAGTCTGTGTCTATTGTTGACACCGAGTTGAAGGTTAAAGACCCACAGGTAACTGACTCACGTTGCCAAGAAATCGCTAATCCCTAG
- the BRD9 gene encoding bromodomain-containing protein 9 isoform X2, which translates to MGKKHKKHKTEWRSSYEDYTDKPLEKPLKLVLKVGGSEVTELSGSGHDSSYYDDRSDHERERHKEKKKKKKKKSEKEKHLDDEERRKRKEEKKRKREKEHGDSEGEADDFDPGKKVEVEPPPDRPVRACRTQPAENESTPIQQLLEHFLRQLQRKDPHGFFAFPVTDAIAPGYSMIIKHPMDFGTMKDKIVANEYKSVTEFKADFKLMCDNAMTYNRPDTVYYKLAKKILHAGFKMMSKQAALLGNADTAVEEPVPEVAPVQVETAKRSKRPSREVISCTFEPEGNACSLTDSTAEEHVLALVEHAADEARDRINRLLPGGKMGYLKKSSDGSLLYSVVNAAEPDADEEETHPVDLSSLSSKLLPGFTTLGFKDERRGKVTFLSSATTALSMHNSVFGDLKSDESELLYSAYGDETGVQCALSLQEFVKDAGSYSRKMVDELLDQLTGGDHSRMLLQLRQRRTVPVKPPDDAKAGDSLGDGSSVLDFMSTKSYSDTSLDISMLSSLGKVKKELDVDDGHLNLDETAKLLQDLHEAQAERGGSRPSSNLSSLSNTSPSDRDQHHLGSPSRLSVGEQPEVAHDPYEFLQSPEPAASVKS; encoded by the exons ATGGGCAAGAAGCACAAGAAGCACAAGACCGAGTGGCGCTCGTCCTACGAGG ATTACACGGACAAGCCCTTGGAGAAGCCCCTGAAGCTGGTCCTCAAGGTTGGAGGAAGTGAAGTGACGGAGCTGTCGGGGTCTGGGCACGACTCCAGTTATTATGATGACAGGTCAGACCACGAGCGAGAGCgtcataaagaaaagaagaagaagaagaagaagaaatccgAGAAGGAGAAGCACCTTGACGacgaagaaaggaggaagagaaag GAGGAGAAGAAGCGGAAGCGGGAAAAGGAGCATGGTGACTCGGAGGGGGAGGCCGACGACTTCGATCCCGGCAAGAAGGTGGAGGTGGAGCCGCCCCCCGACAGGCCGGTGCGAGCGTGCAGGACGCAGCCAG ctgaGAACGAGAGTACGCCTATTCAGCAATTATTGGAGCATTTTCTCCGCCAGCTCCAGAG aaaagatCCTCATGGATTTTTTGCTTTTCCCGTCACGGATGCGATTGCTCCCGGGTACTCGATGATCATCAAACATCCCATGGACTTCGGTACGATGAAAGACAAGATCGTGGCCAACGAGTACAAGTCGGTCACAGAATTTAAG gcaGATTTCAAACTGATGTGTGACAACGCGATGACCTACAACAGGCCGGACACCGTGTACTACAAGTTAGCCAAGAAGATCCTCCACGCAGGCTTTAAGATGATGAGCAAA CAGGCAGCTCTCTTGGGCAACGCAGATACAGCTGTTGAGGAGCCTGTTCCCGAAGTGGCCCCTGTGCAAGTAGAAACTGCCAAGAGATCCAAAAGGCCGAGTAGAGAAGTCATCAG CTGCACGTTTGAGCCAGAAGGAAACGCCTGCAGCCTGACCGACAGCACGGCGGAGGAGCACGTGCTGGCCTTGGTGGAGCACGCAGCCGACGAGGCCCGGGACAGGATCAACCGGCTCCTCCCAGGGGGCAAG ATGGGCTACCTGAAGAAGAGCAGCGACGGCAGCCTGCTCTACAGCGTGGTCAACGCAGCCGAGCCGGACGCCGACG AGGAGGAGACCCACCCAGTGGACTTGAGCTCACTGTCCAGCAAGCTGCTTCCCGGCTTTACCACACTGGGCTTCAAAGACGAGAGGAGGGGCAAAG tCACGTTCCTCTCCAGCGCCACCACTGCGCTTTCCATGCACAATTCCGTGTTCGGCGACTTGAAGTCGGATGAGTCGGAGCTGCTGTATTCTGCCTACGGGGACGAGACGGGCGTGCAGTGTGCGCTGAG CCTGCAGGAGTTCGTGAAGGACGCCGGCAGCTACAGCAGGAAGATGGTGGACGAGCTCCTGGACCAGCTGACCGGCGGCGACCACTCGCGGATGCTCCTCCAGCTGAGGCAG AGGAGAACGGTCCCCGTGAAGCCTCCAGACGACGCAAAG GCTGGGGACTCGCTGGGTGACGGCAGCTCCGTTCTGGACTTCATGTCGACAAAGTCTTACTCGGACACCTCCCTGGACATCTCTATGCTCAGCTCTCTAG GGAAAGTGAAGAAGGAGCTTGACGTGGACGACGGGCACCTGAACCTGGACGAGACGGCGAAGCTCCTGCAGGACCTGCACGAGGCCCAGGCGGAGCGCGGGGGCTCCCGGCCATCCTCCAACCTCAGCTCCCTGTCCAACACCTCCCCCTCCGACAGGGACCAGCACCACCTGG GCAGCCCTTCTCGCCTCAGCGTCGGGGAGCAGCCAGAGGTGGCCCACGACCCGTACGAGTTTCTTCAGTCTCCAGAACCTGCAGCCTCTGTGAAGAGCTAG
- the BRD9 gene encoding bromodomain-containing protein 9 isoform X3, translating to MGKKHKKHKTEWRSSYEDYTDKPLEKPLKLVLKVGGSEVTELSGSGHDSSYYDDRSDHERERHKEKKKKKKKKSEKEKHLDDEERRKRKEEKKRKREKEHGDSEGEADDFDPGKKVEVEPPPDRPVRACRTQPAENESTPIQQLLEHFLRQLQRKDPHGFFAFPVTDAIAPGYSMIIKHPMDFGTMKDKIVANEYKSVTEFKADFKLMCDNAMTYNRPDTVYYKLAKKILHAGFKMMSKAALLGNADTAVEEPVPEVAPVQVETAKRSKRPSREVISCTFEPEGNACSLTDSTAEEHVLALVEHAADEARDRINRLLPGGKMGYLKKSSDGSLLYSVVNAAEPDADEEETHPVDLSSLSSKLLPGFTTLGFKDERRGKVTFLSSATTALSMHNSVFGDLKSDESELLYSAYGDETGVQCALSLQEFVKDAGSYSRKMVDELLDQLTGGDHSRMLLQLRQRRTVPVKPPDDAKAGDSLGDGSSVLDFMSTKSYSDTSLDISMLSSLGKVKKELDVDDGHLNLDETAKLLQDLHEAQAERGGSRPSSNLSSLSNTSPSDRDQHHLGSPSRLSVGEQPEVAHDPYEFLQSPEPAASVKS from the exons ATGGGCAAGAAGCACAAGAAGCACAAGACCGAGTGGCGCTCGTCCTACGAGG ATTACACGGACAAGCCCTTGGAGAAGCCCCTGAAGCTGGTCCTCAAGGTTGGAGGAAGTGAAGTGACGGAGCTGTCGGGGTCTGGGCACGACTCCAGTTATTATGATGACAGGTCAGACCACGAGCGAGAGCgtcataaagaaaagaagaagaagaagaagaagaaatccgAGAAGGAGAAGCACCTTGACGacgaagaaaggaggaagagaaag GAGGAGAAGAAGCGGAAGCGGGAAAAGGAGCATGGTGACTCGGAGGGGGAGGCCGACGACTTCGATCCCGGCAAGAAGGTGGAGGTGGAGCCGCCCCCCGACAGGCCGGTGCGAGCGTGCAGGACGCAGCCAG ctgaGAACGAGAGTACGCCTATTCAGCAATTATTGGAGCATTTTCTCCGCCAGCTCCAGAG aaaagatCCTCATGGATTTTTTGCTTTTCCCGTCACGGATGCGATTGCTCCCGGGTACTCGATGATCATCAAACATCCCATGGACTTCGGTACGATGAAAGACAAGATCGTGGCCAACGAGTACAAGTCGGTCACAGAATTTAAG gcaGATTTCAAACTGATGTGTGACAACGCGATGACCTACAACAGGCCGGACACCGTGTACTACAAGTTAGCCAAGAAGATCCTCCACGCAGGCTTTAAGATGATGAGCAAA GCAGCTCTCTTGGGCAACGCAGATACAGCTGTTGAGGAGCCTGTTCCCGAAGTGGCCCCTGTGCAAGTAGAAACTGCCAAGAGATCCAAAAGGCCGAGTAGAGAAGTCATCAG CTGCACGTTTGAGCCAGAAGGAAACGCCTGCAGCCTGACCGACAGCACGGCGGAGGAGCACGTGCTGGCCTTGGTGGAGCACGCAGCCGACGAGGCCCGGGACAGGATCAACCGGCTCCTCCCAGGGGGCAAG ATGGGCTACCTGAAGAAGAGCAGCGACGGCAGCCTGCTCTACAGCGTGGTCAACGCAGCCGAGCCGGACGCCGACG AGGAGGAGACCCACCCAGTGGACTTGAGCTCACTGTCCAGCAAGCTGCTTCCCGGCTTTACCACACTGGGCTTCAAAGACGAGAGGAGGGGCAAAG tCACGTTCCTCTCCAGCGCCACCACTGCGCTTTCCATGCACAATTCCGTGTTCGGCGACTTGAAGTCGGATGAGTCGGAGCTGCTGTATTCTGCCTACGGGGACGAGACGGGCGTGCAGTGTGCGCTGAG CCTGCAGGAGTTCGTGAAGGACGCCGGCAGCTACAGCAGGAAGATGGTGGACGAGCTCCTGGACCAGCTGACCGGCGGCGACCACTCGCGGATGCTCCTCCAGCTGAGGCAG AGGAGAACGGTCCCCGTGAAGCCTCCAGACGACGCAAAG GCTGGGGACTCGCTGGGTGACGGCAGCTCCGTTCTGGACTTCATGTCGACAAAGTCTTACTCGGACACCTCCCTGGACATCTCTATGCTCAGCTCTCTAG GGAAAGTGAAGAAGGAGCTTGACGTGGACGACGGGCACCTGAACCTGGACGAGACGGCGAAGCTCCTGCAGGACCTGCACGAGGCCCAGGCGGAGCGCGGGGGCTCCCGGCCATCCTCCAACCTCAGCTCCCTGTCCAACACCTCCCCCTCCGACAGGGACCAGCACCACCTGG GCAGCCCTTCTCGCCTCAGCGTCGGGGAGCAGCCAGAGGTGGCCCACGACCCGTACGAGTTTCTTCAGTCTCCAGAACCTGCAGCCTCTGTGAAGAGCTAG
- the BRD9 gene encoding bromodomain-containing protein 9 isoform X1, translating to MGKKHKKHKTEWRSSYEDYTDKPLEKPLKLVLKVGGSEVTELSGSGHDSSYYDDRSDHERERHKEKKKKKKKKSEKEKHLDDEERRKRKEEKKRKREKEHGDSEGEADDFDPGKKVEVEPPPDRPVRACRTQPAENESTPIQQLLEHFLRQLQRKDPHGFFAFPVTDAIAPGYSMIIKHPMDFGTMKDKIVANEYKSVTEFKADFKLMCDNAMTYNRPDTVYYKLAKKILHAGFKMMSKERLLALKRSVSFMQDMDFSQQAALLGNADTAVEEPVPEVAPVQVETAKRSKRPSREVISCTFEPEGNACSLTDSTAEEHVLALVEHAADEARDRINRLLPGGKMGYLKKSSDGSLLYSVVNAAEPDADEEETHPVDLSSLSSKLLPGFTTLGFKDERRGKVTFLSSATTALSMHNSVFGDLKSDESELLYSAYGDETGVQCALSLQEFVKDAGSYSRKMVDELLDQLTGGDHSRMLLQLRQRRTVPVKPPDDAKAGDSLGDGSSVLDFMSTKSYSDTSLDISMLSSLGKVKKELDVDDGHLNLDETAKLLQDLHEAQAERGGSRPSSNLSSLSNTSPSDRDQHHLGSPSRLSVGEQPEVAHDPYEFLQSPEPAASVKS from the exons ATGGGCAAGAAGCACAAGAAGCACAAGACCGAGTGGCGCTCGTCCTACGAGG ATTACACGGACAAGCCCTTGGAGAAGCCCCTGAAGCTGGTCCTCAAGGTTGGAGGAAGTGAAGTGACGGAGCTGTCGGGGTCTGGGCACGACTCCAGTTATTATGATGACAGGTCAGACCACGAGCGAGAGCgtcataaagaaaagaagaagaagaagaagaagaaatccgAGAAGGAGAAGCACCTTGACGacgaagaaaggaggaagagaaag GAGGAGAAGAAGCGGAAGCGGGAAAAGGAGCATGGTGACTCGGAGGGGGAGGCCGACGACTTCGATCCCGGCAAGAAGGTGGAGGTGGAGCCGCCCCCCGACAGGCCGGTGCGAGCGTGCAGGACGCAGCCAG ctgaGAACGAGAGTACGCCTATTCAGCAATTATTGGAGCATTTTCTCCGCCAGCTCCAGAG aaaagatCCTCATGGATTTTTTGCTTTTCCCGTCACGGATGCGATTGCTCCCGGGTACTCGATGATCATCAAACATCCCATGGACTTCGGTACGATGAAAGACAAGATCGTGGCCAACGAGTACAAGTCGGTCACAGAATTTAAG gcaGATTTCAAACTGATGTGTGACAACGCGATGACCTACAACAGGCCGGACACCGTGTACTACAAGTTAGCCAAGAAGATCCTCCACGCAGGCTTTAAGATGATGAGCAAA GAGCGGCTGTTAGCTTTGAAGCGCAGCGTGTCGTTTATGCAGGACATGGATTTTTCTCAGCAGGCAGCTCTCTTGGGCAACGCAGATACAGCTGTTGAGGAGCCTGTTCCCGAAGTGGCCCCTGTGCAAGTAGAAACTGCCAAGAGATCCAAAAGGCCGAGTAGAGAAGTCATCAG CTGCACGTTTGAGCCAGAAGGAAACGCCTGCAGCCTGACCGACAGCACGGCGGAGGAGCACGTGCTGGCCTTGGTGGAGCACGCAGCCGACGAGGCCCGGGACAGGATCAACCGGCTCCTCCCAGGGGGCAAG ATGGGCTACCTGAAGAAGAGCAGCGACGGCAGCCTGCTCTACAGCGTGGTCAACGCAGCCGAGCCGGACGCCGACG AGGAGGAGACCCACCCAGTGGACTTGAGCTCACTGTCCAGCAAGCTGCTTCCCGGCTTTACCACACTGGGCTTCAAAGACGAGAGGAGGGGCAAAG tCACGTTCCTCTCCAGCGCCACCACTGCGCTTTCCATGCACAATTCCGTGTTCGGCGACTTGAAGTCGGATGAGTCGGAGCTGCTGTATTCTGCCTACGGGGACGAGACGGGCGTGCAGTGTGCGCTGAG CCTGCAGGAGTTCGTGAAGGACGCCGGCAGCTACAGCAGGAAGATGGTGGACGAGCTCCTGGACCAGCTGACCGGCGGCGACCACTCGCGGATGCTCCTCCAGCTGAGGCAG AGGAGAACGGTCCCCGTGAAGCCTCCAGACGACGCAAAG GCTGGGGACTCGCTGGGTGACGGCAGCTCCGTTCTGGACTTCATGTCGACAAAGTCTTACTCGGACACCTCCCTGGACATCTCTATGCTCAGCTCTCTAG GGAAAGTGAAGAAGGAGCTTGACGTGGACGACGGGCACCTGAACCTGGACGAGACGGCGAAGCTCCTGCAGGACCTGCACGAGGCCCAGGCGGAGCGCGGGGGCTCCCGGCCATCCTCCAACCTCAGCTCCCTGTCCAACACCTCCCCCTCCGACAGGGACCAGCACCACCTGG GCAGCCCTTCTCGCCTCAGCGTCGGGGAGCAGCCAGAGGTGGCCCACGACCCGTACGAGTTTCTTCAGTCTCCAGAACCTGCAGCCTCTGTGAAGAGCTAG
- the BRD9 gene encoding bromodomain-containing protein 9 isoform X4, with the protein MMTGQTTSESVIKKRRRRRRRNPRRRSTLTTKKGGRERRRRSGSGKRSMVTRRGRPTTSIPARRWRWSRPPTGRCERAGRSQLRTRVRLFSNYWSIFSASSRDPHGFFAFPVTDAIAPGYSMIIKHPMDFGTMKDKIVANEYKSVTEFKADFKLMCDNAMTYNRPDTVYYKLAKKILHAGFKMMSKQAALLGNADTAVEEPVPEVAPVQVETAKRSKRPSREVISCTFEPEGNACSLTDSTAEEHVLALVEHAADEARDRINRLLPGGKMGYLKKSSDGSLLYSVVNAAEPDADEEETHPVDLSSLSSKLLPGFTTLGFKDERRGKVTFLSSATTALSMHNSVFGDLKSDESELLYSAYGDETGVQCALSLQEFVKDAGSYSRKMVDELLDQLTGGDHSRMLLQLRQRRTVPVKPPDDAKAGDSLGDGSSVLDFMSTKSYSDTSLDISMLSSLGKVKKELDVDDGHLNLDETAKLLQDLHEAQAERGGSRPSSNLSSLSNTSPSDRDQHHLGSPSRLSVGEQPEVAHDPYEFLQSPEPAASVKS; encoded by the exons ATGATGACAGGTCAGACCACGAGCGAGAGCgtcataaagaaaagaagaagaagaagaagaagaaatccgAGAAGGAGAAGCACCTTGACGacgaagaaaggaggaagagaaag GAGGAGAAGAAGCGGAAGCGGGAAAAGGAGCATGGTGACTCGGAGGGGGAGGCCGACGACTTCGATCCCGGCAAGAAGGTGGAGGTGGAGCCGCCCCCCGACAGGCCGGTGCGAGCGTGCAGGACGCAGCCAG ctgaGAACGAGAGTACGCCTATTCAGCAATTATTGGAGCATTTTCTCCGCCAGCTCCAGAG atCCTCATGGATTTTTTGCTTTTCCCGTCACGGATGCGATTGCTCCCGGGTACTCGATGATCATCAAACATCCCATGGACTTCGGTACGATGAAAGACAAGATCGTGGCCAACGAGTACAAGTCGGTCACAGAATTTAAG gcaGATTTCAAACTGATGTGTGACAACGCGATGACCTACAACAGGCCGGACACCGTGTACTACAAGTTAGCCAAGAAGATCCTCCACGCAGGCTTTAAGATGATGAGCAAA CAGGCAGCTCTCTTGGGCAACGCAGATACAGCTGTTGAGGAGCCTGTTCCCGAAGTGGCCCCTGTGCAAGTAGAAACTGCCAAGAGATCCAAAAGGCCGAGTAGAGAAGTCATCAG CTGCACGTTTGAGCCAGAAGGAAACGCCTGCAGCCTGACCGACAGCACGGCGGAGGAGCACGTGCTGGCCTTGGTGGAGCACGCAGCCGACGAGGCCCGGGACAGGATCAACCGGCTCCTCCCAGGGGGCAAG ATGGGCTACCTGAAGAAGAGCAGCGACGGCAGCCTGCTCTACAGCGTGGTCAACGCAGCCGAGCCGGACGCCGACG AGGAGGAGACCCACCCAGTGGACTTGAGCTCACTGTCCAGCAAGCTGCTTCCCGGCTTTACCACACTGGGCTTCAAAGACGAGAGGAGGGGCAAAG tCACGTTCCTCTCCAGCGCCACCACTGCGCTTTCCATGCACAATTCCGTGTTCGGCGACTTGAAGTCGGATGAGTCGGAGCTGCTGTATTCTGCCTACGGGGACGAGACGGGCGTGCAGTGTGCGCTGAG CCTGCAGGAGTTCGTGAAGGACGCCGGCAGCTACAGCAGGAAGATGGTGGACGAGCTCCTGGACCAGCTGACCGGCGGCGACCACTCGCGGATGCTCCTCCAGCTGAGGCAG AGGAGAACGGTCCCCGTGAAGCCTCCAGACGACGCAAAG GCTGGGGACTCGCTGGGTGACGGCAGCTCCGTTCTGGACTTCATGTCGACAAAGTCTTACTCGGACACCTCCCTGGACATCTCTATGCTCAGCTCTCTAG GGAAAGTGAAGAAGGAGCTTGACGTGGACGACGGGCACCTGAACCTGGACGAGACGGCGAAGCTCCTGCAGGACCTGCACGAGGCCCAGGCGGAGCGCGGGGGCTCCCGGCCATCCTCCAACCTCAGCTCCCTGTCCAACACCTCCCCCTCCGACAGGGACCAGCACCACCTGG GCAGCCCTTCTCGCCTCAGCGTCGGGGAGCAGCCAGAGGTGGCCCACGACCCGTACGAGTTTCTTCAGTCTCCAGAACCTGCAGCCTCTGTGAAGAGCTAG